The following are from one region of the Rhipicephalus microplus isolate Deutch F79 chromosome 1, USDA_Rmic, whole genome shotgun sequence genome:
- the LOC119159686 gene encoding salivary anticoagulant protein P23, with product MKHLFVLLCVVAYAGRATADNKYQEAVHDLVRLLERDTSQPKGGSSSVNQANDFIDVVLLQRMPPLIRETPGLFPAAPLPPHYFKVYKTSITNRDLKVNVTRGGIKNFDTAIHRVGDCIPAVVAGNTSVTCTLSFDGILAELVVVTKGDNLLNIVKSVDVEAVVYNTTGRLEITAAPNRPGFVRTLFVEGVNFDVRPGSNLDLNEVRMNNFKMHIANFLREELYMNIYGNYHVLLNQASARMSFALS from the exons GTCGTGCAACGGCTGACAACAAGTATCAAGAAGCGGTCCACGATCTGGTACGTCTTCTGGAAAGAGACACATCACAGCCTAAAG GAGGCTCAAGCAGCGTCAATCAAGCGAATGATTTCATCGACGTTGTCCTGCTGCAAAGGATGCCTCCACTGATCAGAGAAACGCCTGGCTTGTTTCCGGCTGCTCCCTTGCCTCCCCACTATTTCAAG GTGTACAAGACGTCCATCACCAACCGTGATTTGAAGGTGAACGTGACACGAGGCGGGATAAAGAACTTCGACACGGCCATTCATCGCGTCGGCGACTGCATCCCGGCTGTTGTGGCTGGAAACACGAGTGTCACTTGCACACTCAGCTTTGACGGGATCCTCGCCGAACTTGTCGTCGTG ACCAAGGGAGACAACCTCCTGAACATAGTGAAATCCGTGGATGTGGAGGCCGTCGTCTACAACACGACCGGTCGACTCGAGATCACGGCGGCTCCGAACAGACCGGGCTTCGTGCGCACTCTGTTCGTGGAGGGCGTCAACTTCGACGTCAGGCCCGGGTCCAACCTGGACCTGAACGAAGTCCGAATGAACAACTTCAAGATGCACATCGCCAACTTTCTCAGGGAGGAATTGTACATGAACATCTACGGCAACTACCACGTACTTCTCAACCAAGCCAGCGCGCGCATGAGCTTCGCTCTGTCCTAA